In Microbulbifer salipaludis, a genomic segment contains:
- a CDS encoding DUF3106 domain-containing protein, which translates to MKRALQPWLARGIAPVLLLLCSLASVARADTPNWQDLSDSERQLLQRFEQRWEQFTPEQRTRLREGAERWTAMTPEERKRARQEFGKWQRLSPEQREALREAYTRFKALPPEQRKKIREARERFRQLPPERQRRLRERWRKMSPDQRQRFRERWRKRRGMSD; encoded by the coding sequence TTGAAACGCGCTCTTCAGCCCTGGCTGGCGCGGGGGATTGCCCCGGTGTTGCTGTTGTTGTGCTCGCTTGCCAGTGTGGCGCGGGCCGATACGCCAAACTGGCAGGATCTGAGTGACAGTGAACGCCAGCTGCTGCAGCGCTTCGAACAGCGCTGGGAGCAGTTTACGCCAGAGCAGCGCACTCGCCTGCGCGAAGGGGCAGAGCGCTGGACGGCGATGACCCCCGAGGAGCGCAAACGCGCCCGTCAGGAGTTCGGCAAATGGCAGCGTCTCAGTCCCGAGCAGCGCGAGGCACTGCGCGAAGCGTACACCCGCTTCAAGGCGCTACCGCCGGAGCAGCGCAAGAAGATCCGTGAGGCGCGTGAGCGGTTCCGGCAGCTTCCCCCGGAGCGCCAGCGTCGCCTGCGAGAGCGCTGGCGCAAGATGAGCCCAGATCAGCGCCAGCGCTTCCGCGAGCGCTGGCGCAAGCGTCGCGGCATGTCTGACTGA
- a CDS encoding glycine zipper 2TM domain-containing protein codes for MVKMQKFFQQLAFAGLTASLVGFSAQGVAGPSGYYEGQDGYDYAIVTGVTPIYNDIQIVEPRTQCWDQPVTYQRPSPAGAIIGGLIGAAVGRDAARGYRHGYGRHRHYHRGNKGAGTLAGAAVGAAIGSAISQQTAPVQYGTQQQCRVVEEVSTRRELVGYDVNYRYNGQEYLIRTDRHPGDKIRVRVDVTPVL; via the coding sequence ATGGTTAAGATGCAGAAGTTTTTCCAGCAGCTGGCCTTCGCCGGCCTCACGGCCAGCCTGGTGGGGTTCAGCGCGCAGGGTGTGGCCGGTCCGAGCGGCTACTACGAGGGGCAGGACGGCTATGACTACGCCATTGTCACTGGCGTTACCCCCATTTATAACGATATCCAGATAGTGGAACCGCGCACCCAGTGCTGGGACCAGCCCGTTACCTACCAGCGACCCTCTCCGGCAGGTGCCATTATCGGCGGCCTGATTGGCGCGGCGGTGGGGCGCGATGCGGCCCGGGGCTACCGTCATGGCTATGGTCGCCACCGCCACTACCATCGCGGTAACAAGGGTGCGGGCACCCTCGCCGGGGCCGCAGTTGGCGCGGCCATCGGTAGCGCCATCAGCCAGCAAACGGCGCCGGTGCAGTACGGCACCCAGCAGCAGTGCCGGGTGGTTGAGGAAGTCAGTACCCGTCGGGAATTGGTAGGATATGACGTAAACTACCGCTATAACGGTCAGGAATATCTGATTCGCACCGACCGCCATCCCGGGGATAAAATCCGGGTGCGCGTGGACGTCACGCCGGTTCTTTGA
- a CDS encoding PepSY domain-containing protein: protein MKFPATPTAAMVLVIGLCATLLASPLHAGQRAEDRTSGENSVRGLGYLNVQPIASMRVQDRGVSRDQAAALVKKRYGGKILAISEVQRNGRAMYRVKGLSDKSQVYVVFVDKKSGRISR from the coding sequence GTGAAATTTCCCGCTACCCCAACCGCTGCGATGGTTTTGGTGATCGGCCTGTGTGCCACTCTGCTCGCCTCACCGCTCCATGCGGGGCAGCGTGCCGAGGATCGCACTTCCGGGGAAAATTCCGTGCGCGGACTGGGTTACCTGAATGTCCAGCCCATCGCCAGCATGCGCGTGCAGGACCGCGGTGTCTCCCGCGATCAGGCGGCGGCCCTCGTGAAAAAACGTTACGGCGGAAAAATCCTGGCAATCAGTGAAGTGCAGCGCAATGGCCGGGCCATGTACCGGGTTAAGGGGCTTTCTGACAAGAGTCAGGTCTATGTGGTGTTCGTAGACAAGAAAAGTGGCCGCATCTCCCGTTAA
- a CDS encoding response regulator transcription factor, translating to MRALLVEDEHALREQLATSLRKAGYTVDEAPDGEEALYLGREFPYDVAVMDLGLPKVDGIQVIETLRKESRHFPILILTARGHWQERVRGLEAGGDDYLTKPFHTEELLARLNALVRRSAGFSSPTINAGPIEMDTSAQRVKVSGCELELTSFEYKVLEYLMLHPDEVVSKTTLTEHIYEQDCDRDSNVIEVFIGRLRKKIDAAGGAKPIETLRGRGYRFSVAAG from the coding sequence ATGCGCGCACTGTTGGTTGAAGACGAGCATGCCCTGCGGGAGCAGCTTGCGACTTCCCTGCGCAAAGCGGGCTACACGGTAGACGAGGCACCGGATGGCGAGGAGGCGTTGTATCTGGGGCGTGAATTCCCGTACGACGTGGCGGTGATGGATCTTGGGTTGCCCAAGGTAGACGGTATCCAGGTGATCGAAACCCTGCGCAAGGAGTCCCGCCATTTTCCTATTCTGATTCTGACCGCCCGCGGCCATTGGCAGGAGCGGGTGCGCGGCCTGGAAGCCGGTGGCGACGACTACCTGACCAAGCCTTTTCACACCGAAGAGCTGCTGGCGCGCCTGAATGCACTGGTGCGTCGCTCCGCGGGTTTTTCCTCGCCGACCATCAACGCCGGCCCCATCGAGATGGATACCAGTGCGCAGCGGGTGAAGGTATCGGGGTGCGAGCTGGAACTCACATCGTTTGAATATAAAGTCCTCGAATATCTGATGTTGCATCCCGATGAGGTGGTATCCAAAACCACGCTCACCGAGCACATTTATGAACAGGACTGTGACCGCGACAGTAATGTGATAGAGGTCTTTATCGGCCGATTGCGTAAAAAAATTGATGCCGCCGGTGGTGCCAAGCCGATCGAAACCCTGCGCGGTCGCGGCTATCGATTCAGTGTTGCCGCGGGCTAA
- a CDS encoding ATP-binding protein, whose translation MRSAQWWPAIRRWWYSLTGRLSLMATLVLLVFLVVLSGVLERAYRTSLDEAKARELQLHVYTLLAVAEPDGDALQLPLNLPEQRFNQPDSGLIGAVMDARGRVIWRSQSALSLPNFSALPLPLPLRQGQQVYAEVRLPELDTPYSSFRQGIAWGLENERQFTFVILEDAAPLYAQVKQFSDTLWRWLGIGALALIAVQLLVLQWGLAPLRRVTRALQKMQQGGADTLQGNFPRELVPLTDNLNLLIENERRQREKTRHTLGDLAHSLKTPLAVLKGLDVARDPQAAEAALAEQVQRMDSIISYQLKRAVATSPKSILRGVPVQPLVEKILTALDKVYRGKTVDAELLCDDSVLFYGDEGDLMEMLGNLLDNGYKYGGGKLLVHAANRPDQRGLEVLVADNGPGLSEAQWQQVVQRGVRADQQQQGQGIGLAVVVDIVESYHGEIGIVPPDERGDEDLGGLTLRIRL comes from the coding sequence GTGCGCTCCGCTCAATGGTGGCCGGCGATACGTCGCTGGTGGTATTCGCTCACCGGTCGTCTCTCCCTGATGGCGACCCTGGTACTCCTGGTGTTTCTGGTTGTGCTGTCCGGGGTCCTCGAGCGAGCCTACCGCACCTCCCTGGACGAAGCCAAGGCGCGGGAGCTCCAGCTGCATGTGTACACCCTGCTGGCGGTAGCGGAGCCGGATGGGGATGCACTGCAACTGCCCCTGAACCTTCCGGAGCAGCGTTTCAACCAGCCCGACTCGGGACTGATCGGCGCGGTCATGGATGCCCGTGGGCGTGTCATCTGGCGCTCACAATCGGCACTCAGTTTGCCGAATTTTTCTGCGTTACCGCTACCCCTGCCATTGCGACAGGGACAGCAAGTCTATGCGGAGGTCCGTCTGCCGGAACTCGATACTCCCTACAGCAGTTTTCGCCAGGGCATTGCCTGGGGGCTGGAGAACGAGCGGCAATTCACCTTTGTCATTCTTGAAGACGCCGCACCGTTGTATGCGCAGGTAAAGCAGTTCAGTGACACCCTCTGGCGTTGGCTGGGTATCGGCGCGCTGGCACTGATTGCGGTGCAGCTTCTGGTGCTGCAATGGGGGCTTGCGCCGTTGCGTCGAGTCACCCGTGCACTGCAAAAAATGCAACAGGGTGGTGCGGACACTCTGCAGGGAAATTTTCCGCGGGAGCTGGTGCCCCTCACCGACAACCTCAATCTGTTGATTGAAAACGAGCGTCGCCAGCGGGAGAAAACCCGGCACACCCTCGGTGACCTGGCCCATAGCCTGAAGACACCGCTGGCGGTCCTGAAGGGGCTCGACGTGGCCCGGGACCCGCAGGCCGCCGAAGCCGCGCTGGCAGAGCAGGTGCAGCGCATGGACAGCATTATCAGCTATCAGTTGAAGCGCGCGGTGGCGACCTCGCCAAAGTCCATCCTGCGCGGTGTCCCGGTACAGCCCCTGGTTGAGAAAATCCTCACGGCACTGGACAAGGTATACCGGGGCAAGACGGTGGATGCGGAATTATTGTGTGACGACTCGGTGCTGTTTTACGGTGACGAGGGCGACCTGATGGAAATGCTCGGCAACCTGCTGGATAACGGCTACAAGTATGGCGGCGGCAAGTTGCTGGTCCACGCGGCCAACCGGCCGGACCAGCGCGGGCTTGAGGTGTTGGTCGCGGATAATGGCCCGGGGTTGAGCGAGGCCCAGTGGCAGCAAGTGGTCCAGCGTGGGGTGCGCGCGGATCAGCAGCAACAGGGGCAGGGCATCGGACTCGCCGTAGTGGTGGACATCGTCGAGAGTTACCACGGTGAGATCGGTATTGTGCCGCCCGACGAGCGCGGTGATGAGGACCTCGGGGGGCTGACCCTGCGCATCAGGTTGTAA
- a CDS encoding MJ1255/VC2487 family glycosyltransferase, giving the protein MKILYGVQGTGNGHLSRARAMAEAFQQFPELDVQWLFSGRAPESFFAMEAFGDYWWREGLTFAHKAGKIDQIATLRQLNLPRLLSDTRTLPVGDFDLVISDFEPVTAWAAKRHKRPSLGLGHQYAFDFNIPTPPFGWAARAIMKVFAPVQVGLGMHWHHFDQPILPPIAQTHGVAEEAANDQRDFVLVYLPFEHHAALLQQLAQVKQRFIVYGLPVDLPKADHITLRAPSVDGFRRDLAAAKAVICNSGFELIAETLTVGKPILTRPLQGQFEQEANALALEELRLARVVKNFDAITISRWLEEHPRGVRILWPDVAKAIAGWIADGRRDSPQQLAQSLWEGVTPGLTTAQQDKLPETENGKSSVGGIKGSETS; this is encoded by the coding sequence TTGAAAATACTTTACGGCGTTCAGGGCACCGGCAATGGTCACTTGTCCCGCGCGCGGGCCATGGCAGAAGCGTTTCAGCAATTCCCGGAACTGGACGTACAGTGGCTATTCAGCGGCCGCGCGCCGGAAAGCTTTTTCGCGATGGAAGCCTTTGGTGATTACTGGTGGCGCGAGGGTCTCACCTTCGCCCACAAGGCCGGAAAAATCGACCAGATAGCGACCCTACGCCAGCTCAACCTGCCACGACTGCTGAGCGATACGCGCACCCTACCGGTCGGGGACTTTGATCTGGTCATCAGTGATTTCGAGCCGGTAACCGCCTGGGCGGCAAAACGGCATAAACGGCCCAGCCTGGGGCTGGGTCATCAGTACGCCTTCGACTTCAACATCCCCACCCCGCCGTTCGGCTGGGCCGCGCGCGCCATCATGAAGGTGTTCGCGCCGGTACAGGTGGGCCTCGGCATGCACTGGCATCACTTTGACCAGCCCATCTTGCCCCCCATCGCCCAAACCCACGGAGTCGCCGAAGAAGCGGCTAACGATCAACGGGATTTCGTGCTGGTTTACCTGCCGTTTGAACATCACGCAGCCCTGCTGCAGCAATTGGCGCAGGTTAAGCAGCGATTTATCGTTTACGGGCTGCCGGTCGACCTGCCAAAGGCCGATCACATTACCCTGAGGGCACCGTCGGTGGATGGCTTTCGCCGCGATCTCGCCGCGGCCAAGGCGGTGATCTGCAACAGCGGGTTCGAGCTGATCGCCGAAACGCTCACCGTGGGCAAGCCCATACTCACCCGTCCCTTGCAGGGCCAGTTCGAACAGGAAGCCAATGCCCTTGCCCTGGAGGAATTGCGCTTGGCCAGGGTCGTCAAAAATTTCGATGCCATTACCATCAGCCGGTGGCTCGAGGAGCACCCGCGCGGCGTTCGCATTCTCTGGCCCGACGTCGCCAAAGCTATCGCAGGCTGGATCGCCGATGGGCGCCGCGACAGTCCGCAACAACTGGCTCAGAGTCTCTGGGAAGGTGTTACGCCCGGATTGACCACAGCACAGCAGGACAAATTACCGGAGACGGAAAATGGGAAAAGCAGCGTGGGGGGTATCAAGGGAAGCGAAACCAGCTGA
- a CDS encoding phosphatase PAP2 family protein, protein MRSLPITLKTVDVSLVLRMAERAARPTSRRNYLLLSRSADGWLYLVSPLLIALASPQLALHFLYSCGAAFAIERSLYWTIKNTTRRNRPPEAIPGLRSIVVANDRFSLPSGHTSGAFLFITMLCQCVNPLWALGYFWAAGVGTSRVGLGVHFPTDVCAGALLGTCVGFAASSVLL, encoded by the coding sequence ATGCGAAGCCTACCTATCACACTGAAAACCGTCGATGTCTCGCTCGTTCTGCGCATGGCAGAAAGGGCAGCCCGGCCCACCTCACGCCGAAACTACCTGCTGCTCTCCCGGTCTGCAGATGGCTGGCTTTATCTGGTGTCACCGCTGCTGATCGCGCTGGCGAGCCCCCAGCTGGCACTGCACTTCCTTTACAGCTGCGGTGCGGCCTTTGCCATTGAACGCTCGCTCTACTGGACCATCAAGAACACCACCCGGCGCAACCGCCCACCGGAAGCCATTCCGGGGCTACGCTCCATTGTGGTGGCCAACGACCGCTTCAGCCTGCCCTCTGGCCACACCTCTGGTGCCTTCCTGTTTATCACCATGCTGTGCCAATGTGTGAACCCCCTCTGGGCCCTGGGCTACTTCTGGGCGGCCGGGGTGGGCACCTCGCGGGTGGGGCTCGGGGTGCATTTCCCCACCGACGTTTGCGCGGGCGCGCTTCTGGGCACCTGCGTGGGATTTGCGGCAAGCAGCGTGCTGCTGTAA
- a CDS encoding saccharopine dehydrogenase NADP-binding domain-containing protein, translating to MNNKQILIYGAYGYTGELIARQAVAQGLKPILAGRSAAKLQPLSNELGLPAIAVSLEDEETLVRSLQGVAVVIHCAGPFSATAEPMMRACIASGTHYQDITGEMAVYRQAHALDAEAKAAGVVLCPGTGFDVIPTDCLAAALHKTMTSATHLTLGFDSDSSFSPGTAKTSIESLGVGGAVRRNGKIEVTPHAALTRKINFGRGEKFAVAIPWGDIATAYYSTEIPNIEVYIPMSPRRAKKMQKLNAFRWLLRMGWVQNWLKGKVDKSVRGPNAEQRAGQKTWVWGEVRNDRRGERRVGRVVTANGYDVTVHGSLAVMQFLLGYAGEAGYFTPSKLCGHELVEKLPGSGAIEIGID from the coding sequence GTGAACAACAAGCAGATCCTGATTTACGGCGCCTACGGCTATACCGGCGAGCTTATCGCCCGCCAGGCGGTAGCCCAGGGGCTCAAGCCCATCCTTGCCGGGCGCAGCGCCGCCAAGCTGCAACCGCTCTCCAATGAACTCGGGCTACCCGCGATTGCGGTGAGTCTGGAGGACGAAGAGACACTGGTGCGCTCCCTGCAAGGTGTGGCGGTGGTGATTCACTGCGCGGGCCCGTTCTCGGCCACCGCGGAACCGATGATGCGCGCCTGCATCGCCAGCGGCACGCACTATCAGGATATTACCGGAGAAATGGCCGTGTACCGGCAGGCCCACGCCCTCGACGCGGAAGCCAAGGCCGCCGGTGTGGTGCTCTGCCCCGGCACCGGTTTCGATGTCATTCCCACCGACTGTCTGGCGGCCGCCCTGCACAAGACCATGACCAGCGCCACCCATCTGACACTGGGGTTCGACTCTGACTCCAGCTTCAGCCCCGGCACCGCCAAAACCTCTATCGAAAGCCTCGGTGTGGGCGGCGCCGTGCGCCGCAATGGCAAGATCGAAGTCACCCCGCATGCCGCACTCACCCGCAAGATCAATTTCGGCCGCGGCGAAAAATTTGCGGTGGCGATTCCCTGGGGCGACATTGCCACCGCCTACTATTCCACCGAAATCCCCAATATCGAGGTGTATATCCCGATGAGCCCGCGCCGGGCCAAGAAGATGCAGAAGCTGAATGCATTCCGCTGGCTGTTACGGATGGGCTGGGTGCAAAACTGGCTCAAGGGCAAGGTGGATAAAAGCGTGCGCGGTCCAAACGCAGAGCAGCGCGCGGGACAGAAGACCTGGGTGTGGGGCGAGGTACGCAATGACCGGCGCGGTGAACGCCGGGTGGGCCGGGTAGTTACCGCCAATGGCTATGATGTGACGGTGCATGGATCCCTGGCGGTGATGCAGTTCCTGCTCGGGTACGCCGGGGAAGCCGGCTACTTCACGCCCTCAAAACTCTGCGGCCACGAGCTGGTGGAAAAATTACCGGGCTCCGGGGCGATTGAGATCGGGATCGACTGA
- a CDS encoding DUF1653 domain-containing protein — MQSLPKGIYRHYKNGKQYHLMEIATHSETGEQLAIYRALYDDFGVWARPLAMFAEHVERDGATVPRFALEKPLG, encoded by the coding sequence ATGCAATCGCTCCCCAAAGGTATCTATCGCCACTACAAGAACGGTAAGCAGTATCACCTGATGGAAATCGCTACGCACAGTGAAACCGGTGAACAACTGGCGATCTACCGAGCTCTGTATGATGATTTCGGGGTGTGGGCACGCCCCCTGGCAATGTTTGCAGAGCATGTAGAAAGAGACGGAGCAACCGTCCCACGCTTCGCGCTCGAAAAGCCGCTGGGCTAA
- a CDS encoding DUF3301 domain-containing protein yields MYYSLGDLFWIFLLAAAAWYFWAGMAAKDRVRRIVKDHCAKTGVQLLDDTVMLNRTRLKRDRRGQIRLRRQYEFEFTSTGERRYSGIAVLHGQRITQIQLAPFHLD; encoded by the coding sequence ATGTATTACTCGCTTGGGGACCTGTTCTGGATTTTTTTACTGGCGGCAGCCGCCTGGTACTTCTGGGCCGGCATGGCAGCCAAGGACCGGGTACGCCGGATCGTGAAAGATCACTGTGCAAAAACCGGCGTGCAGCTGCTGGACGACACGGTGATGCTCAACCGCACACGCCTGAAACGCGATCGGCGCGGCCAGATTCGCCTGCGTCGCCAGTACGAGTTTGAATTCACCTCGACCGGCGAGCGCCGCTACAGCGGCATCGCGGTATTGCACGGACAGCGGATTACCCAAATCCAGCTTGCGCCCTTCCACCTGGACTGA
- a CDS encoding SDR family oxidoreductase: MSGTILITGCNRGIGLEMARQFAKDGWKVIATCRNPSAAWELSELAEAHNNLEIHPLDVTDYGQLADLAHSLKDCPVDVLVSNAGYYGPKGVALGSLDVEEWRKVLEANTIAPCKLVEAFLPNLAAGSQKVIGVLSSKVGSIEDNTSGGGYLYRSSKTAVNQVVKSLAIDLADQGITVLALHPGWVKTDMGGPNALISVQDSVKGLRQVLLEADERNSGRFYNYDGSPIPW; encoded by the coding sequence ATGTCTGGCACGATTCTCATCACTGGCTGTAATCGGGGTATTGGCCTGGAAATGGCCCGCCAGTTTGCCAAAGATGGCTGGAAAGTGATCGCTACTTGCCGCAACCCATCCGCGGCCTGGGAGCTGAGCGAGCTGGCGGAAGCCCATAACAACCTGGAAATTCACCCTCTGGACGTAACCGACTACGGTCAACTCGCCGATCTGGCACATTCCCTGAAGGATTGCCCGGTGGATGTGCTGGTCAGTAATGCCGGGTACTACGGACCCAAAGGGGTGGCTCTTGGCAGCCTGGACGTGGAGGAGTGGCGCAAGGTGCTGGAGGCGAACACCATTGCCCCGTGCAAGCTAGTGGAAGCCTTTCTGCCCAATCTGGCAGCGGGCAGCCAGAAGGTCATCGGAGTGCTGAGCAGCAAGGTGGGGAGTATTGAGGACAACACTTCCGGTGGGGGGTATCTGTATCGCTCGTCCAAGACGGCGGTGAATCAGGTTGTGAAAAGCCTCGCCATTGACCTGGCCGACCAGGGGATCACGGTGCTGGCGCTACATCCGGGCTGGGTGAAAACGGATATGGGCGGCCCCAATGCGCTGATATCGGTACAGGACAGCGTGAAGGGATTGCGGCAGGTCCTGCTGGAGGCGGACGAGCGCAACTCGGGACGCTTTTACAACTACGACGGCTCGCCCATTCCCTGGTAA
- a CDS encoding GIY-YIG nuclease family protein, protein MSGWFVYLIRTNNGSLYTGITRDVARRFEEHNSGGPKAAKALRGRGPLVLAFHCAMRSKSDALKLEVTIKRWPKHRKEQLIASGPAFLTEVLGEDYQGMGEPS, encoded by the coding sequence TTGTCTGGCTGGTTTGTTTATCTCATCCGCACCAACAACGGCAGCCTGTATACCGGTATCACCCGGGATGTGGCTCGCCGCTTCGAGGAGCACAACAGTGGTGGCCCGAAAGCCGCCAAGGCGCTGCGCGGGCGCGGGCCACTGGTGCTCGCCTTTCACTGTGCCATGCGCAGTAAATCCGACGCGTTGAAACTGGAAGTGACGATCAAGCGCTGGCCCAAGCACAGGAAAGAGCAGTTGATTGCCAGCGGGCCGGCGTTCCTCACAGAGGTATTGGGCGAGGATTACCAGGGAATGGGCGAGCCGTCGTAG
- a CDS encoding PA0069 family radical SAM protein, whose product MNDDSTPAAPHIIRGRGTASAIAGRFATTTSTLESDGWRTEAETNPAPRTQVLAEHAKSIIATNRSPDIPFSQSINPYRGCEHGCIYCYARPAHAYMDLSPGLDFETRLFYKPNAAELLERALRKSNYVCSPIALGTNTDPYQPLEKDKQVTRQILQVLQRYRHPVTIVTKGQLIQRDLPILAEMAQDNLVHVAISVTTLENALKRKLEPRTAGPAARLRTIEALASAGIPTAVMAAPMIPALNDAELEKILQSAHGAGAIHAAYILLRLPFEVAPLFRQWLQEHYPERAEHVMSIVQQSRGGKDNQSEFGLRQRGTGVFAQLLQQRFRVTCRKLGLNQRKLDLDCSQFTLPPQSGDQQSLF is encoded by the coding sequence ATGAACGACGACTCCACGCCGGCCGCTCCACACATCATCCGCGGGCGCGGTACCGCGAGCGCGATCGCTGGACGCTTTGCCACCACCACAAGCACATTGGAGAGTGACGGCTGGCGCACTGAGGCAGAAACCAACCCTGCGCCACGTACGCAGGTGCTGGCGGAACACGCCAAAAGCATTATTGCCACCAACCGCTCCCCTGACATCCCGTTTTCGCAGTCGATCAACCCGTACCGCGGCTGTGAACACGGCTGTATCTACTGCTATGCAAGGCCGGCTCACGCCTATATGGACCTGTCACCCGGGCTCGACTTTGAAACCCGGCTGTTTTACAAGCCCAACGCAGCGGAGCTACTGGAGCGGGCGCTGCGCAAAAGCAACTATGTATGCAGTCCCATCGCGCTGGGTACCAATACCGATCCTTACCAACCGCTGGAAAAAGACAAGCAGGTCACCCGGCAGATTTTGCAGGTGTTGCAGCGTTACCGCCACCCGGTGACGATCGTCACCAAAGGACAACTGATCCAGCGCGACCTACCTATTCTGGCGGAAATGGCGCAGGACAATCTGGTGCACGTGGCGATCAGTGTCACCACACTGGAAAATGCGTTGAAGCGCAAGCTGGAACCGCGCACCGCCGGGCCGGCGGCCCGCCTGCGTACAATCGAGGCTCTGGCCAGCGCCGGTATTCCTACCGCTGTGATGGCCGCCCCCATGATTCCCGCGCTGAACGACGCCGAGCTGGAGAAGATACTGCAAAGTGCCCACGGCGCAGGGGCAATACATGCGGCATATATACTGCTGCGGTTGCCATTTGAAGTGGCGCCACTGTTCCGGCAATGGCTGCAGGAACATTACCCGGAGCGTGCCGAACACGTTATGAGTATTGTGCAGCAGAGCCGTGGCGGCAAAGACAATCAGAGCGAGTTTGGACTACGCCAACGCGGTACCGGCGTATTCGCGCAGTTACTACAGCAGCGCTTTCGGGTAACCTGCCGCAAACTCGGCCTCAATCAGCGTAAGCTCGACCTGGATTGCAGTCAGTTCACCCTGCCGCCACAGTCCGGCGACCAGCAGAGTCTTTTTTAA
- a CDS encoding FMN-binding glutamate synthase family protein has translation MDLDAVAAIKGFAISVLQVFALVFAFALVILALYVVYLYLSDISQSKQAIRRNFPVLGRFRYQFEHLGEFFRQYFFALDREEMPFNRAQRSWVYRAAKNVDSTLAFGSTRPLNQPGDILFLNHPFPTLAKDAVPPSEVTLGEGVARKPYSTRAIFNISGMSFGALSVPAVTALSKGAAKAGIWLNTGEGGLSSHHLVGGCDIVFQIGTAKYGVRDPEGNLSDEKLRNIAAHEQVRMFELKLSQGAKPGKGGILPGIKVTPEIAQVRGIPVGEDSISPNGHPEIRNVDSLLDMINHIRDVSGKPAGLKCVIGSSDWLHELCEAILRRGAQSAPDFINIDSADGGSGAAPQSLMDYMGLPLNRSLPLVVDLITEYGLRDRIKIICAGKLLTPSMVAWALAMGADFINCGRGFMFALGCIQAMQCNKNTCPTGVTTHNPDLQQGLDPIDKAERVYHYARNLNYEVGTIAHSCGVPEPRQLRRTHVELINERGVPVPITSLAPEGRPSTVIGTDRTR, from the coding sequence ATGGATCTCGATGCCGTCGCCGCAATCAAGGGATTTGCAATCAGCGTATTGCAGGTTTTTGCCCTGGTATTTGCCTTTGCTCTGGTAATTCTGGCGCTGTATGTGGTGTATCTGTATCTCTCGGACATCAGCCAGTCAAAGCAGGCCATTCGGCGGAATTTCCCGGTATTGGGGCGTTTTCGCTATCAGTTCGAGCACCTGGGCGAGTTCTTTCGCCAGTATTTCTTTGCCCTGGACCGGGAAGAGATGCCATTCAATCGCGCCCAGCGCAGCTGGGTGTACCGGGCGGCGAAAAACGTCGATTCTACCCTTGCATTTGGTTCCACCCGGCCGCTGAATCAGCCGGGCGACATTCTGTTTCTCAACCATCCGTTTCCTACCCTGGCCAAAGATGCGGTGCCACCGAGTGAAGTCACGCTCGGTGAGGGCGTCGCGCGCAAGCCATACTCAACCCGCGCAATCTTTAATATCTCCGGCATGAGTTTTGGTGCCCTGTCGGTGCCTGCGGTGACAGCCCTGTCCAAAGGCGCGGCCAAGGCAGGGATTTGGCTGAATACAGGGGAGGGCGGGTTGTCGTCGCACCACCTGGTTGGCGGCTGTGACATCGTGTTTCAGATCGGGACCGCGAAATATGGCGTGCGTGACCCCGAGGGCAATCTGAGCGATGAAAAGTTGCGCAATATTGCCGCCCATGAGCAGGTGAGAATGTTTGAGCTGAAGCTGTCCCAGGGGGCGAAGCCGGGTAAGGGGGGTATTCTGCCGGGCATCAAGGTGACGCCAGAGATCGCGCAGGTACGCGGTATTCCGGTGGGGGAAGACTCCATCAGCCCCAATGGGCATCCGGAAATCCGGAATGTAGACAGTCTGCTGGATATGATCAACCACATTCGGGATGTCAGCGGCAAGCCCGCCGGCCTTAAATGCGTGATCGGCAGCAGTGACTGGCTGCATGAACTGTGTGAAGCGATTTTGCGACGGGGCGCCCAGAGTGCACCTGACTTTATCAATATCGATAGCGCCGATGGCGGAAGTGGCGCGGCGCCGCAGAGCCTGATGGATTACATGGGGTTGCCGCTGAACCGAAGTCTGCCACTGGTAGTGGACCTGATTACCGAGTACGGATTGCGCGATCGCATTAAAATTATCTGTGCGGGCAAGCTGCTGACCCCGTCGATGGTCGCCTGGGCATTGGCGATGGGGGCGGACTTTATCAATTGTGGGCGTGGGTTCATGTTTGCACTCGGCTGTATTCAGGCCATGCAGTGCAACAAAAATACCTGCCCGACCGGGGTGACTACGCACAATCCGGATTTGCAGCAGGGCCTGGACCCAATCGACAAGGCAGAGCGGGTGTATCACTACGCCCGCAACCTGAATTATGAGGTGGGTACCATCGCGCACTCCTGTGGTGTGCCCGAACCTCGCCAGTTGCGCCGAACGCATGTCGAGTTGATTAATGAGCGCGGTGTGCCGGTGCCAATAACGTCGCTTGCGCCAGAGGGCAGGCCCAGCACCGTGATCGGTACGGATCGTACCCGCTAG